Proteins encoded within one genomic window of bacterium:
- a CDS encoding regulatory protein RecX — protein MELAVGMLARRPLSEGEVAVRLARKGVAEVEIPAVLSRLRELGLLEDAALCRRLARSYQEDRRYGPAKIAWKLTQRRFPRELVEEALREVASPGAVAEAAVIALRKKFREGIPPGREGAVKAFRFLAGRGFPLDACRAAVGRRRIELSQGD, from the coding sequence ATGGAGCTCGCCGTCGGGATGCTGGCGCGGCGCCCCTTGAGCGAGGGAGAGGTGGCGGTGCGGCTCGCGCGCAAGGGGGTCGCCGAAGTCGAGATCCCCGCGGTCTTATCGCGCTTGCGGGAGCTGGGCCTGCTCGAAGACGCGGCGTTGTGCCGCCGGCTGGCGCGTTCGTACCAGGAAGACCGGCGGTACGGTCCCGCGAAGATCGCATGGAAGCTCACGCAGCGCCGCTTCCCCCGGGAACTCGTCGAGGAGGCGCTTCGGGAGGTCGCTTCCCCCGGGGCGGTGGCCGAGGCCGCCGTGATCGCGCTTCGGAAGAAGTTCCGGGAAGGGATTCCCCCCGGGCGGGAGGGGGCCGTGAAGGCGTTCCGGTTTCTCGCGGGGCGCGGCTTCCCGCTCGACGCCTGCCGCGCCGCCGTAGGCCGGCGGCGGATCGAATTATCCCAAGGAGACTGA
- a CDS encoding type IV pilus twitching motility protein PilT, with amino-acid sequence MDLNEILRAAAKHGASDVHLKVGLPPVFRINGKLVPLKVPEPLKPADLAAMTEVVFKEGQKERFERHHELDCAYSVPGLGRFRVNVFQQRGTIGIVMRLVPVGVRTYEDLHLPKVMEKIAMEERGLVLCTGTTGCGKSTTLAAIVQYINTHRSCHVMTIEDPIEFLLRDGKSIINQRELGVDTSSFADALKSALRQDPDVILVGEMRDLETIETAIIAAETGHLVLSTLHTMDAAETINRVVATFPPFQQKQIRLQLASVLKAVISQRLLPRADGQGRVPAAEILLNTARVREYIEDKDKTRKIREAIAQGFVSYGMQTFDQSLLMLLKEGLVTLDEALRQASNPDDFALRVRGVSSTSDLTWDDFDKGGPPQQPS; translated from the coding sequence TTGGATCTGAACGAAATCCTCCGGGCTGCGGCGAAGCACGGCGCCTCGGACGTGCACCTCAAGGTGGGACTTCCCCCCGTCTTCCGGATCAACGGGAAGCTCGTGCCCCTCAAGGTTCCCGAGCCGCTGAAGCCCGCGGATCTCGCGGCGATGACGGAGGTCGTCTTCAAGGAGGGCCAGAAGGAGCGGTTCGAGCGGCACCACGAGCTCGACTGCGCCTACAGCGTCCCGGGACTGGGCCGGTTCCGCGTCAACGTGTTCCAGCAGCGGGGGACGATCGGCATCGTGATGCGGCTCGTTCCCGTCGGGGTGAGGACATACGAGGATCTCCATCTCCCGAAGGTGATGGAAAAGATCGCCATGGAGGAGCGGGGGCTGGTCCTCTGCACCGGGACGACCGGGTGCGGCAAGTCCACCACGCTCGCGGCGATCGTCCAGTACATCAACACCCATCGAAGCTGCCACGTCATGACGATCGAGGATCCGATCGAGTTCCTGCTGCGGGACGGCAAGAGCATCATCAACCAGCGGGAGCTCGGGGTGGACACGTCGTCGTTCGCCGACGCCCTGAAGAGCGCCCTCCGGCAGGATCCCGACGTGATCCTCGTCGGCGAGATGCGCGACCTCGAGACGATCGAGACGGCGATCATCGCCGCGGAAACGGGGCATCTCGTTCTCTCGACGCTGCACACCATGGACGCCGCCGAAACGATCAACCGGGTCGTGGCGACGTTTCCCCCGTTCCAGCAGAAGCAGATCCGCCTGCAGCTGGCCTCCGTCCTCAAGGCGGTCATTTCGCAGAGGCTGCTTCCCCGGGCGGACGGCCAGGGGCGCGTCCCCGCCGCGGAGATCCTGCTGAACACCGCCCGGGTGCGGGAATACATCGAGGACAAGGACAAGACCCGCAAGATCCGCGAGGCGATCGCGCAGGGGTTCGTGAGCTACGGGATGCAGACCTTCGACCAGTCGCTCCTGATGCTCCTCAAGGAGGGGTTGGTCACCCTCGACGAGGCCCTCCGGCAGGCCAGCAACCCCGACGACTTCGCCTTGCGCGTCCGTGGGGTCTCCTCTACCTCGGACCTGACGTGGGACGATTTTGACAAGGGCGGTCCCCCGCAGCAGCCGTCATAG
- the recA gene encoding recombinase RecA has product MSQDAGRRKALDMAVAAIEKNYGKGSIMRLGSDAPVEIVPIISTGAISLDAALGIGGIPRGRVTEIFGPESSGKTTLALHVIAEAQRTGGIAGFIDAEHALDLSYARKLGISTEDLLISQPDTGEQALEIAEMLVRSGALDVLVVDSVAALVPKAEIEGEMGDAHMGLQARLMSQALRKLTGTISKSRTAIIFINQIRQKIGVMFGNPETTTGGNALKFYATIRLDIRRIAQIKKDDAVIGGRTRVKVVKNKLAPPFREAEFDILYGEGISREGDILDLGVEQDVVEKSGAWYSVGGERIGQGRENARLFLKEHQEMAGDLARKILAKRGIVPAGEAATEGA; this is encoded by the coding sequence ATGAGCCAGGATGCAGGCCGCCGCAAGGCGCTCGACATGGCCGTCGCGGCGATCGAGAAAAATTACGGCAAGGGATCCATCATGCGGCTGGGGTCGGACGCTCCCGTCGAGATCGTCCCCATCATCTCCACCGGCGCGATCTCCCTCGACGCCGCCCTCGGCATCGGGGGGATCCCGCGGGGACGGGTCACGGAGATCTTCGGGCCGGAATCGTCCGGCAAGACCACGCTCGCCCTTCACGTCATCGCCGAGGCGCAGCGCACCGGGGGGATCGCCGGGTTCATCGACGCGGAGCACGCCCTCGACCTCTCGTACGCGAGGAAGCTGGGGATCTCCACGGAGGACCTCCTGATCTCCCAGCCCGACACGGGGGAGCAGGCCCTCGAGATCGCCGAGATGCTCGTCCGCAGCGGCGCGCTCGACGTACTGGTCGTCGACTCCGTCGCCGCACTGGTTCCGAAGGCGGAGATCGAGGGGGAGATGGGGGACGCGCACATGGGGCTCCAGGCGCGCCTCATGTCCCAGGCGCTGCGCAAGCTCACCGGGACGATCAGCAAGTCCCGGACGGCGATCATCTTCATCAACCAGATCCGGCAGAAGATCGGGGTCATGTTCGGCAACCCCGAGACCACCACCGGGGGGAACGCGCTCAAGTTCTACGCCACCATTCGCCTGGATATCCGGCGCATCGCGCAGATCAAGAAGGACGACGCCGTGATCGGCGGACGCACGCGGGTCAAGGTGGTGAAGAACAAGCTCGCCCCGCCGTTCCGCGAGGCGGAGTTCGACATCCTCTACGGGGAAGGGATCTCCCGGGAGGGCGACATCCTCGACCTCGGGGTGGAACAGGACGTCGTCGAGAAGAGCGGCGCGTGGTACTCTGTCGGCGGGGAGCGGATCGGGCAGGGGCGGGAGAACGCCCGCCTGTTCCTCAAGGAGCACCAGGAGATGGCCGGAGACCTGGCCAGGAAGATCCTCGCGAAGCGCGGGATCGTCCCGGCCGGCGAGGCGGCGACGGAAGGAGCGTGA
- the thpR gene encoding RNA 2',3'-cyclic phosphodiesterase yields MRAFLGIGLPAETREAIASAIAPARGLHAPVAWTARENLHITLNFLGEVSPERVPLVERAMREVASGAVPFSLASEGGGAFPGTRNPRILWIGFLEPLELVRQLQQNMENALAGDGFPRENRPFHPHITVGRTRGALPPAWGERFVQALSGKKFGVVPVSSFTLYESCLGPGGAVYTPRCEFRLEGSGKRETREEKEP; encoded by the coding sequence ATGAGAGCGTTTCTCGGCATCGGTCTTCCCGCCGAAACCCGGGAGGCCATCGCGTCGGCGATCGCACCGGCACGGGGCCTCCACGCTCCCGTCGCGTGGACGGCACGGGAGAACCTGCACATCACCCTGAATTTCCTGGGAGAGGTTTCGCCGGAACGGGTGCCGCTCGTCGAGCGGGCGATGCGGGAGGTGGCGTCCGGCGCCGTTCCGTTCTCCCTTGCATCGGAGGGAGGGGGAGCTTTTCCCGGCACGAGAAACCCGCGCATCCTGTGGATCGGTTTCCTCGAACCGCTTGAATTGGTAAGGCAGTTGCAACAGAATATGGAGAACGCCCTCGCCGGGGACGGGTTCCCCCGGGAGAATCGTCCGTTCCACCCGCACATCACGGTCGGGCGTACCCGCGGGGCGCTCCCTCCGGCGTGGGGAGAGCGGTTTGTCCAGGCGCTTTCCGGGAAGAAGTTCGGCGTCGTTCCCGTGTCGTCCTTCACATTGTACGAAAGCTGCCTGGGTCCGGGGGGGGCGGTGTACACCCCGCGGTGCGAATTCCGCCTCGAAGGCTCCGGCAAGCGGGAAACACGAGAGGAGAAGGAACCATGA